GGCAAGAGCCTCTTTGTCCTCCATAGCAAGAATATTGAAGGCAAGTCTTTGAGCGGTCTTATTCCCTATCCCTTGCAGCTTAGAGAGCTCATTAATCAGCTTATTTAACGGTTTTGCATAATATTTCATGTATTTGGCATCCAATCTTTTATTACATTAGTCCAGGAATATTCAATCCCCCGGTGATTTTTCCCATTTCATTCTGAGAGATTTCTTCCATCTGTCTCAAGGCCTCGTTTACCGCAACCATAATTAAATCCTGAAGCATCTCCACGTCATCCGGGTCCACGACCTCCGGCTTTAACGCAATATTGGTAACCTGCTTTGCACCGCTGACAGTAACTGTAACAGCCCCGCCGCCTGCTGTGGCTGTCGCTTCCATTTTTTCGATTTCTTCCTGCGTTTCTTCCATTTTTCTCTGCATAGCCTGCATCTGCTGAAGCTGTTTCTGCATATTACCGCCCATGCCGCCGCCTGTACTAGGCTTTTTCCCGGCTCTCATACCTTTTCCCATTTGTTTTCCTCCTATAAACTATACTAATTCAATGTGAATGCCCAAGGCATTCTCCGCATTTTTCTTTATACTTTCTATATCCATTCCATCCGGCTTTCCGCTGGTCTCTCCCTTTATCTTGCAGGTCAATTCTCTGCGAACGCCCGTATGTTCTGCCATAATGTCCTCCAGTACTTTCTTTTTCTTCTCTACATAGCTTGCAATCGTAGAACTGGACGCCATTACCACAAAATGTTTTGAATGAATCTCTATAAGATCCGTTCCTGTTCGGATCAGATTAAAGCTCGCACTGGAAGCTTCCCCTTCCTCAAAAATAGAGTGCCATAGGGCATCCTTATCCACCTCTGCAGAAGTATCCATACCTGCCGCAGCTGCATTTTCTTCTGCGGTTTCAGCTTGAGAAGGCCCGCCGGTTTCACCGGCAACATTCAGCCCCAGTCTGGCGGACGCCGCAGGCGCTACGCTTTTGCCCACACTTGCCCCTGCGGTTCTCAATACTTGGGGTGGTGCCTCCTGCTGAGCCGGCTGCGTATAGACTGTTTTTTGCAGCATTCCCGTAGCCATTTTGACAATACATAGCTCCAACAGGACTCTGGGCTGAGTAGACCACTTTGCGTCTGCCATGGTTTTGGAAAGCTCGATGATGCCATTATTGATTTCCATCACATCCAGCCTCTGGCTCTGGCCGCAGATTCTGTCCAAATTTTCACAGGACATGTTCAGCATATCCTCTGCATGGTTCACAAATTTGGTGATCAACAGATTTCTATAGTGTGTCACCCAGTCTTTCATAAACTGCCGGACATCTTTTCCGTCTGCCAATACCCGATCCAGCAGCAGTAAGGCTTCTGCCACATTATGCCGTATCACAGCATCTGTGATTTCCAAAAACACTTCTTCTCCGGCAGTCCCCAGTATCTCCAAGACATCTTCTCTTGAAATGTCTTTAGAGCCTGCAGACAAGCACTGATCCAGTATACTCAATCCATCCCGGACCGAACCGTCTGCATTAGCCGCCACAAGAGCCAGTGCCCCGTCATCAATATGGATGCCCATGGTCTTGCAGATGTTTTTCATTCCGGATTTTAAGACGGTCTCCGGCACCCGCCTGAAATCTAATCTCAGACATCTTGAGAGAATAGTAGCCGGAAGCTTCTGGGGTTCTGTGGTAGCCAATATGAACATGACATTTTCCGGCGGTTCTTCTAACGTTTTCAGCAGAGCATTAAAAGCTCCCGACGACAGCATATGCACTTCATCGATAATATAAACTTTTTTCCTTCCGATGGCCGGAGGATATTTTACGCTTTCCTTTAATTCACGGATGTTGTCCACACCGTTGTTAGAAGCGGCGTCAATTTCAATAACATCCATAAAGGTGCCTTCTTTTATGGCCTTACAGTTATCACAGACCCCGCAAGGCCGAATATTTTCTGATGTACAGTTCACACCCTTTGCCAGGAGTCTTGCCGTAGTGGTTTTACCCGTTCCTCTGGTTCCGCAGAACAGATACGCATGGCCTGTGGCATCATTAGCGATCTGATTTTTTAAAATTTTTACAATGTGTTCTTGTCCTAAGACTGTATCGAAGGTTTCAGGGCGATACGCTCTATATAATGCGGTATACATACTTTCATTTCCCCTCTTCCGTCATATCGCAAACGATATTTCCTAATTTCCTATATAATAAAAAGAAAAATGCCCTTTAAAAGCTCCGCCGACTTTGGAGAAGGCTTGTCTGCGGCACATAAGAGCTTCCACTTATTGCTGCTTCCTTCCGGACCTGACAAGGTTCACAGAGTCTTATTGCGCAGGACCCTAACCTGATCAGACGGAGCTTTTAAAAGGCAATTCATACTTATATAGTATACAAGCTTTGTTTTGTAAAGTCAACGGAAAATTATGAGCCAAGAGCGGGCTGCTCTTGGCTCAGTTTGTTCTCCTATTAAGTCAGCGGCATTGCCGTCACTATACAAAAAGATTGAAATAATTCCCCGAAGAAGCAGTATTTGAACTGGCTCCCAAGGTAATCAGATTTTCCTTCAACTTTTCCTGTACATTTTTTTCAATGTCCGAACTTAAATTCGTTACTTTATCTGCAAAAGAATCTTCTCCGTTAAACACCTTTTTCAGATCTTCTAAAGAAGCTTCTTTCATTTCATTTTTATTCATCGTCAGACTTCCGTCCGTAAGTACGGTTATTCCCACACTTTTCAGAGCGTCCTGGTTATCCTGCGCATACTGCTTTAATTGGGACGCAAACTTTTTGTTTTCCGAACCGCCCAGCTTGGAGATACTGGAAAGCATATTGTTATAATGATTCACAAAGTCGGTTGCTTCACTGACCACTGTTTTTGTACTCCCAAGCTTTTCTGCACCGGCAAATAAGGAGCTGTCTCCTGTGGCTGTCAGCCGTTCTCCGCTTTTCTGAATGCCCTGAGTGCTGCTCTGCGCGATTTTACTGTAGGTTTTAAGCTGAACCGTCAATGCGGCATTGCTCGTACCGGAAGAAGATGCCGTTTGGGATGAGGTTACCGCCGTGTTCTTATTGCTGTATCTGGTTACAGAAGAACTTTTCAGTCGACTGACTATGCCCCGTCCTCCCGAAAAACTCTTTATGTTTCGATAGTTTGTTCCTGATGTATAACTCATGTCATTTCCCCCCTCATTTTATCTGCTATTATAATATATCGACATTACCTGCCTACAACTTTATATAATTCGTCGCTTTCGGGCGGAAATATTTCGCACAATTTTTCATTTTCACCATCACGGCATAAGATTCCGCAAGCTTTTTCCTTAATCCGGCCAATACAGCTTATAGAAATCCCGACTTCCTGCACAGCCTCTTCCAGTTGATTTTTATGGGACGGCGGCACAATAATCAGCATACATCCGCTGGAAATCAACCTCAAATAATTTATTCCAAAATGACTGCAAATTTTTTTCGTGACTTTCTTCACCGGAATTTTATCCGCCCAAAGCTCACATCCGGTTCCCGAAATCTGGCACATCTCCCAAACTGCTCCAAGGACGCCTCCTTCTGTAATGTCGTGCATGCCTGAGGTCCCTACTTTCCCAGCTATTACCCCCTCTTTTACCACGCTTACTTTATTTAAAAGGCTTTTTGCTTCCTCTATTTCTGCTTCCGTGCAAAATTCCTTCAGCTGCTCCCCGAAATCAGAAGCAATAATGCCCGTCCCTTCCATTCCGGCCGATTTCGTCATCATAATGAAATCCCCGGGCTTCATCTCCTT
This region of Aminipila luticellarii genomic DNA includes:
- a CDS encoding YbaB/EbfC family nucleoid-associated protein; amino-acid sequence: MGKGMRAGKKPSTGGGMGGNMQKQLQQMQAMQRKMEETQEEIEKMEATATAGGGAVTVTVSGAKQVTNIALKPEVVDPDDVEMLQDLIMVAVNEALRQMEEISQNEMGKITGGLNIPGLM
- the dnaX gene encoding DNA polymerase III subunit gamma/tau encodes the protein MYTALYRAYRPETFDTVLGQEHIVKILKNQIANDATGHAYLFCGTRGTGKTTTARLLAKGVNCTSENIRPCGVCDNCKAIKEGTFMDVIEIDAASNNGVDNIRELKESVKYPPAIGRKKVYIIDEVHMLSSGAFNALLKTLEEPPENVMFILATTEPQKLPATILSRCLRLDFRRVPETVLKSGMKNICKTMGIHIDDGALALVAANADGSVRDGLSILDQCLSAGSKDISREDVLEILGTAGEEVFLEITDAVIRHNVAEALLLLDRVLADGKDVRQFMKDWVTHYRNLLITKFVNHAEDMLNMSCENLDRICGQSQRLDVMEINNGIIELSKTMADAKWSTQPRVLLELCIVKMATGMLQKTVYTQPAQQEAPPQVLRTAGASVGKSVAPAASARLGLNVAGETGGPSQAETAEENAAAAGMDTSAEVDKDALWHSIFEEGEASSASFNLIRTGTDLIEIHSKHFVVMASSSTIASYVEKKKKVLEDIMAEHTGVRRELTCKIKGETSGKPDGMDIESIKKNAENALGIHIELV
- a CDS encoding AIR synthase family protein, which gives rise to MLKVGKLDSDLLKKIVFEKITYKSPEVLTRPGIGEDCAVVDFGEYECVLSTDPITAAVNEIGRLAIHITCNDIASNGIQPLGILLAVMLPVGTTEEDISLMMEQAGQTAEELGVEIIGGHTEITSAVNTPVIVSTAIGKAEKGKSQQAKEMKPGDFIMMTKSAGMEGTGIIASDFGEQLKEFCTEAEIEEAKSLLNKVSVVKEGVIAGKVGTSGMHDITEGGVLGAVWEMCQISGTGCELWADKIPVKKVTKKICSHFGINYLRLISSGCMLIIVPPSHKNQLEEAVQEVGISISCIGRIKEKACGILCRDGENEKLCEIFPPESDELYKVVGR